The nucleotide window CCATGGAACTCACAGTAACTGCTCTTTATCAGATTAGTAGtgtgatgtttattttttgtttctttttcttttttggaaatacAGATTGGCAATCCTTTTATCGCTTTTGTGATACAGAACAGGATAACTTGACTTTAGCATAAGAATCTCTTTCCAGGTCAGCAGGAAGTTTGCACTAACATAGTTGGGAGCAGTAGATAGGTGAATATATAGGTGAATAGACAGATGAAGTAAAAGTTGGCcacattaaagaaattttaattacagttgtcatacaatattatactagtgCCAGGTGTGGAACATAttaattagacatttatgtgACTTACAAAGTGCTCATTGCAATAAGTTTACTACCCATATGAACCATATGTacttattacaatgttatttacTATTTTACCTATGCTGTGCCCAGCATGATCTGTTACAGCCAAACATGGACACAGGCTACATGTACATCTGCAGacgaatgaataaagaagatgtggtacatgtataaAATTGATCATTTCTTGTTCTCCTCACTGGATTTAGTCATTTGTTGTATAAACTGTAAAGATATGCACCTAGATTTGCTTATGTTTTTCAAGAATGTTTGATAATATAAATGATGATGAATCAGACCTCTTGGTTCACGGTTTTTATTTGACGTAGTCACTAATGGAACATCAGCTCTTTGGAAGTCTTCATGCTTGCACCagagatgttttcttttaaagattttatttatctttagagagaggagaggggaagaagaaagagagggagagaaacatcaatgtacggttgcctctAACATTGCTTCCAaccggggatctggcccacaaacctggcatgtgccccgactgggaatcaaaccggtgaccctttggttctctggctggcactccatccactgaggcacaccatcCAGGGTTGCACTGGGGATGTTTATGCAAAGATGACCCTGCCCGTGCCTGTGCAATTATAGATTGTAGGAGAAGCTATCATTACCAAAGAGGGTGAGAATCTCACAACTCCACAAGGAACAAGAAAAAAGGCAAGTAAAAAGGGGGAGGGATATGGCAGATTACTTAGATTTCGTCACTAAGCAGAATTTCATGccattggcaggtcaatgggtgAATCAGGAGTACCTGCACTTGTTTCTGTCACCCTGAGTGAGGCCTGAGGTGGAGTCTTCACGCTGGTTGGAAATGCCTGTTGGCCAGTATCCCTGATGTGCATGGACATTGTGCCGActtctattttgagttaatttccaAGTAGTGTTCTATCAGCATAACGCCTATTTCGGTTCAGAAGATAAGTGTATGAAGGACAGGGATAGCACACTTATTATTCTCTATATCAGATTGAGGAGTGAGAGTTGTGTGTTTTGAAATACACATAGAAAGTCCTTAAATCACTTTTGTGGTTCTGAAGAAGACAGCATGGCATTCCATTGGGGGTATGTttgttaatgttaaaaaaaaactcaaacaaataGATCTGATGAGAACATAGAGTGGTAGAAGAAATGTAAAAGTTGGTCAGTTATGGATTTGCCTAATCCATTCAGTCTTTCTGTTCTtaactttaaaagttaaatacCTGGATATCTTTAGATTATTCAAAAGTGAATGAGTTTAGGGGAATGTGAATTGATAAAGCCAATAGGGAAGAGAATACAGAGATGCCCCCAAAAGTAAAAAATTGAACTACCATGTTCTGCAGCCATTCCACCATTGGGTACTTAGGTAAAGGGAATCCCTAACATGAAGGAATAGAAGTACACCCATGTTCATTGAAACAGTATTCACAGTAGCCACaacatggaagcaacctcagcaaccattaatgaatgaatgtgtaaAGGCAGTGTGATACACAAACACTCACCCACTCAGGGAAAAAGATACAtcactcatccataaaaaaggaagaattctTGGTATTGGTAAGAGCACGTGCTTGGTCAAAGAAGGGGTAATGTTCAAATGGTGGTCTTTCATTAGAAACTTTTCAAAAGACAGACAAATACTATGTAGtgtcacttacatgtgaaatctttaaaacacatataCTGATAAATTAACTCACAAATTGAAGAGATTGGTGCTTGCCAAGGTGGGGAGTGGAAGGTAGGTGAAATTGGTGGGTGGTCAAATGATACAAATTTTCCATTATATAATAAGTAGCCCCTGCAGATGCAACACACAGGATGAAAACTAACAGTTAATACTATATTAGATATGAAAATATAACCAAGACATTATACCTTAAATGTTCTAATTAtgtgatagaaaataaaaagctctggctagtgtggctgaaGTGGAATGAGCATCAGACCAGGAAAAATAGGGTCACTGGTTTCATGCCCAGAAatgacacatgcctggtttgcatgCCAGGAAGTTTGGGGTACAAGGGAAACAACCACATggtgatgtctctctccctctctttctatgttccttctgtgtgtataaataaataaaatcattttttaaaaagaagaagaaagaatctgCAGGTGGAATTTCTTCAGTACATATGTTAAAATACTTTACTTTTGACAAAATGCCAGTGTTTTGTACATTCTACCTACAAACATTTAGTACCTCACAGTTCCATAGGACAGAAGTTGGGTGTGGAGTCACTGGGATCCCTAGTTCAAAAATCTTACAACTCTGCAATCATTGTTCCTGGTGGCTTTGTTCTCATGTGGAGCTCAGGAGCTCCTTCCAATCCACACATTTTGGTGGGAGCAGAATTCAGTTACCAGCAATTGAAGCACTAAGGTTCCCATTTGTGAGCATGCTATGGGCTAGAGATCATTCTCAGGTCTCTCTTAGGTCTTTGCTATGCTGTGCagctccttccatcttcaaagctggCCAGGAGAACCTCCCTCTCATCCTTTGGATTTCTCTCCCCAAGAAAAGCTCCATCTGATTCAAGGATTCACCTCATTCATTAGGTGTGGCTCATGGAGGATAATCTCCCTACTTTAAGAATAGCAGATTTGGAAACTCCATTATGTCACCTAAATCCCTCATAGCAGCACCTAGATTAGTGTTGGATGGATTAACTGGAAGAAGGTGTTTGTACACCAGGAATCAGGAATCCAGGAGGTCATCTTGGAATTCAGACTGCCTGTGTCCTTGCGTATTTTGGTTATGTTTGTAATTAAGAGCTTCAATCTTTAAAGGTACAGAAAAGgataaatattgttattttgtcTGCCTCACAATAGTTTGAGGGCTGAGGGTGACATAGATGTGACAAGATTAGCTGTGTGTTGATATTGCTGAAGCTGGGAAGTGAGTACCTGGAGCACCGATTACATTATACGCTCACTGCTGCAAATGTCCTCATTTCTTCATACAAATTATCCAGAGCATACATGTGAAGTAAAACAAAACttccaaaaaatttttaaagactttatttatttttagagagaagtgaatgGAGGGAGAGAATCTCCCTCCTGAGGATTGGTCGCCTCTCATGCAGCCTCCACTGGGGACTGGCCTTgaaacccaagtatgtgccctagactgggaataaaacctgcaacccttcagttcacaggctgtcactccatccactgagcaaCACGAGCCAGGGCCAACACGTCCAAAATTTCTAATAAAACAAGTATAACATAACATAGACATGTTAAAAGCAGCTCCAAATCacttaatttattattgtattactgaAGAATATTACTTATTTCCCACATTACTTAAGAACATTGTTGCAAACATTCTCAAAATGTTAACTTAAACCTGATAATATGCAACaaaagtaaatattcatttattggtGACACACTATTCCACTGACCCTGGGTAAGGGGAAAGCTTCCCCTTAAGGATTACACTCAAGCAgataaaaacatatacatgttCATGTATGGATTGATTGAAAAACATGTGGTATATCCACACTGAGTCAGAGCTTCAGCCCGGGTTCCCCTACTGCAGCCATGGCCAGTTTGCTGTCCAAGGCATGTCCCGCAACTCCTCCCATCCCTAGTGAGGTCTGAGACAGAGTCTTCACTTTGTGGTTGAAGAAAGCAGCCAGTCTTCTAACTACTGAGGAGCCAACACTGGGCTCCTGCAAACACAGGACATACTCTGTCCTTCTACAGTATGGGGACATTGGAGAttgatcttttgttttttctatagTAAATGTTCTTCCTTTAAATTAGTGGCTATTTACCTCCAGTACCGAAGATTATGAGTGATGTGGATCACACATTTATTACAGACTTGTAAGTTGAAATATAATTCTGGGATTGTGTAAAAATTGAAAATCTTTGGATCATTCCTGTGATTTGGACCAAGATACTATAATATTggaatatggattttttttcaaatggagaGGGGTTGTTACCACACAGTAAAGACTGTGTCACCATTcgtgtggaaaaaaaaaatgtaaaacgtTTTCCATTCTTCCTTACTCTCCTTcctttaagttctttataaattgaaGAATATGGATATGGATTAGCTCAGCTAACTGAAAGATATTAGAGAAATTAAATCATAGTACAATTGACTTCTTGTACACTTGCTCTTTACAAATCCAAATATTAATTCAGCAAATGCTCTTTGGAAGGCACCATAATATAGGGGATGCTAGGAGAAATGGACCCTGCCTTCACTGCCCATAGGATTTTAAAGTTTAAGAGCAGTTTTCATATTAGATGGAAAAGTTCTCCATGACGTCTAGAGAACCAGTAAAATTAAGGGGAAGAAATGGGACCTGAGGTTCCTGATTGCACGTCTTGTAGAGAAGACATTCAGGACTGCAGATAAATAGTAGGAAAGTGAAATTGATGCAGTGGGTGGTAATGTGAAGGTCACAGCAGGGTGGGCTAGATAAGGCTGTGATGATGGTGGGAAGGGGCCAGACCCACAGATAGTGGGTCTCAGAGTTGAACAGCTTAGACCTGGAATGACAAGTTACCCTTACCaattattttggaattttcttACTAGCCAatatcttctattttctttttttaatttttaaaactttttctgtccctggctggtgtagctcagtggattgagcccgggctgggaaccaaagtgtcccaggttaaattcccagccagggtacattcctgggttgcaggccataacccccagcaaccacacattgatgtttctctctctctctatctccctcccttccctccctaaaaaaaaataaataaaaatcttaaaaaaaaacaaaaaactttttcttattgctgtagaattacagttgtccccatatCCCTACTGTTGCTCTCCTCTGTCCCGCCCACTCCCCTACCCCCTCAGCCAGTCCCCAGCCTGTTGACCATTACCGTGGATCCTTTCTACATGTACCTTGGCTAGAGGCTCCCCTTTCTCTCGcctggtctccctccctccctcccctctgctcactgacAGTTTATTCCTTATCTCCAggtctctgcttctattttgcttgtttgtttgtttgtttgtttcagaatcATGAGTAGACCAGAGAGAATCTCCACATGGGACAGGGAAAGGATGCATCCTGTGCTCCTATTCCTCTGTATGTGACCACAGTGCACAGACAAGTATGCACTTCAACACCAGGGAGGATCTGTGAAGTAAGGGAGATGGTGTGTGATGGAAACTCAGGAGCCATCAGGTTGGCACCCTTTGCAGTGTGTTGTACTAGAGTGCCACATATTTGCTGATATCTACTgaatactttttattcctttaaggTGAGCGGTATTTTCTGGGGTGGAAATAATCATAATCATAGACATAACAAATATTGTGCAAAATCTCAATGAATTCCAGGCACTATGCACATTTTCACACACAATGAACACAATCCATGAACCCAACCAGagagggcttttaaaaaaagactatgacgccctggctggcgtagctcagtggattgagcgcaggctatgaactaaagtgtcgcaggttcgaatcccagtcacggtacatgcctgggttgcaggtcatgacccgcaccaaccacacattgagtttctctttctctctctctgtctatctcccacccttccctctctaaaaacaaataaataaaatctttttaaaaaataccatgacAAATGCAGAATCTGAGGCCCATACACAGCAGCTAAGTGACAGCACTGGGACTAGAACCCCTAGACTGCATTTGTCCAGAGCTTCCAGGAGAGCACTCTTTCCAGCTGACCACAAGTCAGTTAATTCACTTATGTCTACTACCCCAAAGCACAGCTCAAGTGATAAAACAGAAGACCTTGTGACCAAAACACTGGATGGACTACATAACAAGAGCAGTTAGAATATCCACATAAACAAGAGATATGAATAAAGCAGACATGGTACTTAGTGCCAGTATGATCAGCTACATATGCAATATCAGATAGTGTCAAAACATCAGTCAGGGATCACACATCAGGCTCCATCCTTCTATGCTCCCTAAGCCAGGCTCATGAAAAGGAAGAATGTATCAGCTTTCTTTTCTCGGACAGCACAGCACATGGGCTCTGATACGAGCTGCAGTTTCCTAATGTTACATCACTCATGGAGGGAACCCATTTTCTGCACCTTTGCAGGAAGTAGAATATACAAGTACTGGGAGGGAGGTGTCACCACCCAGGAAGCCATTAATCAGAAGACAGGTGCCAAGATGAGGACTCCCATGACTGAGGAATGAGAAAGCAATCACACCAAATTAAGTgtattaaacaaaattataaggAGGGTATCTCGGTTTCGTAGGAGTCCAAGGCTCTGACAGATATAGTGAGGATCCTGCCTGGGAAGAGTAGAGGCAATCAGCCAGAATACTAAGTCCTAGAGTCGAACCCTCATTGTCTCACCTTGGAGGCCTCCGACGACAATGATCGTATGAGGATGACCTTGATTTCCAACATGGAATTCCCAGAAAAGTGGGATATTAATGTAACATGAGCAGAGTCAATAAAGCAAAGGCCAAAGTTACAGGACTGTTCATGTGTCAAAGTGAGGACCCCAAAGTGAACTAAGGGTAGAACCCAGAGCATGAAAAGGAGGTCTCACAAAGTCTCTTGTGCTATCATTCCTGGGAAGCCCCTGGCAGAGATATCAGGCCGGACAGCCTCAAGGAGGTCTGCACCTTGGTGTAATGCAGACAATTTTCATCTGGAAGAAGGAATGACTGGGTCTCTAACAGGAATCCGTCTATATGAGTATCCTGAGTATGATGAGGGGCtgcaccaaaaaataaaaaaaaaaacacaggggaGTCACATAAAAACAAGGACTTTCCATAGCCTTGGGGAACCCAGAAGGGCTACCACTGAGTGTCCACGCTTTCCACGGAGGTGGTCTCAGGGAGGGAAGAGCCTTGCTTAACAGGATCCAAGCCCAGTGTTCCAGAGACAAGAATCTTGAACAGAGGCGAGGCAAGTACACTCTGTGCTAAAAGGGAGGATCACCCTGGCAACCCCAGAGCCTGGCTGTGTGCCCACCCTTGGTCTGGCCCGCAAGGCCCAGGGCCCACATCAGAAGCTGTCCACCAAACTGCCACATGGAACTCAGAAAAGTGAGCACTTGGTGTGCAGCCGGGACCACCCATGTCACTAGAGGGACAAGCCGAGACTCTGACCACACAAAAACACAGACACTGAGTGAGGACTTAGGGCCCACCCACTCCTAAGCAGTGGGGTCCACCATATTTACCTGGGACTCTCAGTTATCAGGCACCCGGGACAGCCCGCGCCAGTTAGGACCCACCCACTTCCGCCTGGGGCAAGGGCCTTTCCTGGTGCACTCTGCTGGCGCCTTTCCGGCTCAGGCCAGATTCGCAGACTTTGCCTCCCGTCCTGGTGACCACCTACAGTGGGACCTTCGGAAATCCCAGCTCTCCCAGAGCGAAGGTGAGCTcaccccccatccctgccctgggGTCAAGCTCCGAGAGGCCCGAGGACAGCCGTGGGGCTGAATTCGGCCTCGAATGTGTTAGTGAGAAGGCCGTCCCTGCCCTGAGGGTATAGTCTGATTCTGCAGAAGGGCGACATGCAGCAGTGAACTGCTTTCAAGATGAGGGCCTGAGTGCTTAAGAGTCCACCTCTGCCCAGAAAAGTGGGCCACACAGAGCCGCAACCTGGCCCTCACCTCCAGCAGCCTCCAGACGTAGGAAACAGACAATAAGCAAAGTAACTTTCTCTCTAGGGTAGCTAAGGGAGaccagggctgcacccaccagcAACCAAACTCAAGAAAGGAAGCCCGGGGAGAGCTCGCAGGCTGAGCTGGGCCCTCATTTCCTCTGGCGGTGGTCTCAGGGGGGTGAGGGCCTTGGTTTATTGGACAAAGTCCAAATGAGAAAAGGGGGGCGAGTCCCAGGTGGGATTTAGGGTTGTGGAACTGATGAGGAGCGGGGAGCCCGCCCAGGAAGTAGGGGTCCACCTGAAGTCTCCGGGGCTGTTCTCAGACCTTGAAGATGGGGCATATCGCCATGTTGAGTTGCACTCCCTTCTTCCCAGAGCATCGCTGGGAGGAGACAGATTAGGTCAAAATAGCGATCTCCCGGCATGAGTGGCAGGACTTCACATTATGCCGGGTATCTCAGAAAGACCATTGTGGACTTTGGCGATGTGCTGCACCGTATCAATGGGGCCCACACAGTGTCCTTTGCATTTTCCGTGCTGGCGGCTCTCTAGCATAGATTTCAGTCTGGAGTGCCCATCTGTCTTCACTAAAGGGAAAAGGGGTAGTGAGAGGGGTGGTCCCATATTATCAAAGGGAAATTGCAACCTAAGGAGGAGACAAATTTAGAATTTGAATTGTGATTCTGTTTGGAACAGCTACCATGGGAAATTCGCTAGCACACAACAGCCCCCACCCACTCCTGGGCGATGTGCTTTGGTTACATAAGGTCCACTTCATATCCTCTTGTTGCGTCTCAGGGAGGTTGCAGTTTCCTATGAGCAGTTCTCCTCCAGGAGTCCACTTGAGGAATATGCAGAGGGCTCAAGCAACCAAGCAACCAACCCCCCAAATAGAGGACATCAAAGCCTCCATCCCTATCTTTAGCTATCAGCCCAGGATAGCTCAGAGATGGGCAGTCAGGTTGAGTTTCCCTGCATTTCTTCGTATCAGACCTAAGGGAGTTAAGATCCTTAGTAAGTCTAGCCACCATTGAAAGAGAAGGCAGAGGTGCCAGTCCTCACAAGGAGGCAAACTGAGCAGCTTGACTGACAACTGATGATACTCACGAATTCAGGAGACAAAGGAGCCAACCAAACTCTGGGCACCGGGTGTCCTCTGACAGGCAGGTAGACTGAGGCTCCGTTTGTGGGTCCCAGGGAGTGTTGAGGTGTCAATGTCAGAGTAGCAGAGGGGAATGAGCCTGCCGAAGGTGctcccatcctctctttctccatccaccAGGTGCCCAGATCACCTTTTTGTTGGCCCACACTCTTGTTGGCTTTCCTGAAAATCACCCCTCATGCCTCGTGGTCACAAGAGTAAGCTCCGCGCTCGGGAGAAACGTCGCCAAAACAGAGCTGAGGCACAAAGTCTTAAGAGTGCCGAGGCCGCTACAGGAGAAGATGCAGAGGCTGCTTGCTCCTCCTCTTCAGTTCTGGCAGGTGCTCCCTCAAATGCCACTGGTGCTGGTCCTCTCCAGACACCTTCGAGTGCCCCAGCCACCACCAGTGCCACTGCAGGTGTTTCATGCAAAAGATCTGCTGGAAAAGCCAAAGGCCGTGTTTGCAAGAGTAAAAGTTCCTCCCAGGCCTCACCTTCCCCGGAAAGCTTTGCCCTAGATATCCTGACCCAGAAGGCCAGTCACTTGGTAGACTATCTTCTGAATCAGTATCAAATGAAGGAGCCCATTAGAAAGACAGACATGCTGAAGATAGTCCACAAATGGTACAGGAAGGACTTTTCTGAGATTCTGAAGATGGCCTCAGACCACATGGATCTGGTGTATGGTCTAGAACTGAAAGAAGTCAAGCCCAATGGTAACTTGTACACCCTCGTGCAAAATGAAGATGCCACCAGTGATGAGAGTGTGAGCAGAGCCTGGACTTTTCCTATCAAAGGGATTCTGATGCCTGTCCTGAGTGTGATCTTCTTGAATGGCAACCGCACCTCTGAGAAGGAGATCTGGGAATTCCTGAATATGATGGGCATCTATGATGGAAAGTCTCACTTCATTTTTGGAGACACCAGGAAGCTTATCACCCAAGATTTGGTGCAGGAAGAATACCTGGTGTACCAGCAGGTGCCCAACAGCGATCCTCCATGCTATGAGTTCCTGTGGGGTCCGAGAGCGCATGCTGAGACCAGCAAGATGAAAATCCTGGAGTTCGTGGCCAAGATGAATGATAGagtccccacttccttcccagcCTATTATGCAGAAGCTTTGAAAGATGAGGAAGAGCGAGCCCGAGCTGCACTCAAGGCTAGCAGTCCTTCCAAGGCCGGCAGTGACCCCAGACCTGCATCCAGCCACTACCCGCAGCCTGAGTGACATGGAGATGCAGTGTTCCCTCTTTGGTTGGAAAGGC belongs to Phyllostomus discolor isolate MPI-MPIP mPhyDis1 chromosome X, mPhyDis1.pri.v3, whole genome shotgun sequence and includes:
- the LOC114505615 gene encoding melanoma-associated antigen B2-like, with protein sequence MPRGHKSKLRAREKRRQNRAEAQSLKSAEAATGEDAEAACSSSSVLAGAPSNATGAGPLQTPSSAPATTSATAGVSCKRSAGKAKGRVCKSKSSSQASPSPESFALDILTQKASHLVDYLLNQYQMKEPIRKTDMLKIVHKWYRKDFSEILKMASDHMDLVYGLELKEVKPNGNLYTLVQNEDATSDESVSRAWTFPIKGILMPVLSVIFLNGNRTSEKEIWEFLNMMGIYDGKSHFIFGDTRKLITQDLVQEEYLVYQQVPNSDPPCYEFLWGPRAHAETSKMKILEFVAKMNDRVPTSFPAYYAEALKDEEERARAALKASSPSKAGSDPRPASSHYPQPE